In the genome of Cryptosporangium aurantiacum, the window GAACAGCCGCGTCGCCGCGAACCGGCCCAGCGCCTCCGGGTCCTGGTCGACGACGGTCAGCGCGGGCCGCAGCGAGCCGGCCAGCGGGAAGTCGCCGAAGCTGACCAGCGCCACGTCGGTGCGGCCGAGGCGTTGCAGCGCCGGGACGATCGCGATCGAGCACTTCGGGTTCGAGGAGAGGATCGCGGTGGGCGGGTTCGGGCCGGCCAGTACCTCGGCGGCGTCCTCCCCCGCGGCAGTGCCGCCCGCGCCGGCGAACCGCACCAGGTCCTCGTCGGGCTCGATGCCCGCCTCGCGCAGCGCCGCGTAGTACCCGTCGAGCCTGCGGCGGGTCGTCGCGATCTGCACCTCATCGCCGATGTACGCGATCCGGCGGTGGCCGTGCCCGATCAGGTGCGCGGTGGCGGCCTGTGCGCCGCCGACGTCGTCCTCGACCACGGTGTCAGCGGTCAGCTTGCGCGGCGGCCGGTCGATGAACACCAGCGACGTGCGGGCCTTCCACGGCTCCAAGTAGGACTGGTCTGCGCTGACCGGCGTCGAGATCAGGCCGGCGATCTGGCGGCCGAGCAGCGCTTCCACGCCCGCGCGCTCCAGCGTCCCGTCGGTGCCGAGGCTGGTGACGAACGTGGCGACGCCACGCCCCCGCGCCACTTGCTCCACGGTGTGCGTCACCGCGGCGAAGAACGGGTCCGAGATGTCCGGCACCGCGACGCCGATCGCCGGGTCGCGTCCGAATCGGAACGTGCGGGCCAGCAGGTTGGGCGTGTACCGCAGCTCGGCGATCGCCTCCTCGACTCGCCTGCGGACGTCGTCGGAGACGTACCGGTCGTTGTTGACCACACGGGACACCGTTTTTGCGCTGACCCCGGCGCGATCGGCGACCTGCCGCATGGTGACCAACACGTTCTCCTGCCTGGTGGGTGAGCGGATGGTACCGACTTCCTGACACCGGTGACATCCGTTACCGGTTCGTTACAAGTCACCGGTGACAGTGACGCAGGACACGCCTAATGTGCGTTAACACCGCATGAACGGGGTGATCCGGTTGCCATCACCACTCCTCGAGGCACGGGGCCTCAATCGCAGCTTCGGACACGTGAGAGCCCTCCGAGACGTCGACTTCGAGGTGTACTCCGGCGAGGTCACCGCGCTGATCGGCGACAACGGCGCCGGCAAGTCCACACTCGTCAAGGCGCTGTCGGGCAATTTGGAGCTGGACTCGGGCGAGCTGTCGTTCGAGGGAAAGCCGGTGCGGATCGACACGCCGCAGCAGGCGTCCGCATTAGGCATGGAGGTCGTTTACCAGGACCTCGCGCTCGCGCCCCACCTCAACCCGGTGCAGAACATGTTCCTGGGCCGGGAGGTCCCCCGCCGCGGCCTGCTCGGCCGGTTCGGCTTCCTGGACGAGAAGGCGATGCGTGCCCGGGCGGAGAAGGGCTTCGCCGAACTCGGCGGAACGGTCCGCGCCCTGGGCGCCCCGGTCGGCTCGATGTCCGGCGGGCAGCGCCAGCAGATCGCGATCGTCCGGGCGATCACCTGGGCGGCCCGGATCGTGTTCCTCGACGAGCCGACCGCCGCGCTGGGCGTCGTCCAGACCCGGAACGTGCTCGACACGATCAAACGGGTGCGGGACAAGGGCGTCGCCGTCGTCCTGATCTCGCACTCGATGCCCGAGGTGATCGAGGTCGCCGACCGGATCCAGGTTCTCCGGCTCGGCACGCGGGTGGCGACGTATCACGCCGCCGAGACCGACGTCGACCAGCTCGTCGGCGCGATGACCGGATCCCTGGAGACGACGCGATGAGCGCGGTCGAGCCGAGCACCACGGCCGAGATCAACGGCGTGGACGAGGCCGTCGAGGAGGATCAGTCGCTCCTCCAGCGGATCGGCGCGCTGCAGTCGGTGTGGATCCTCGGCGTCCTCCTGGTGATCGTCGTGTTCTTCTCGATCACCGGCGGCGA includes:
- a CDS encoding LacI family DNA-binding transcriptional regulator, whose product is MRQVADRAGVSAKTVSRVVNNDRYVSDDVRRRVEEAIAELRYTPNLLARTFRFGRDPAIGVAVPDISDPFFAAVTHTVEQVARGRGVATFVTSLGTDGTLERAGVEALLGRQIAGLISTPVSADQSYLEPWKARTSLVFIDRPPRKLTADTVVEDDVGGAQAATAHLIGHGHRRIAYIGDEVQIATTRRRLDGYYAALREAGIEPDEDLVRFAGAGGTAAGEDAAEVLAGPNPPTAILSSNPKCSIAIVPALQRLGRTDVALVSFGDFPLAGSLRPALTVVDQDPEALGRFAATRLFDRIDQPGRRLRRLTVLPVHLVERESCVPRFS
- a CDS encoding ATP-binding cassette domain-containing protein, coding for MNGVIRLPSPLLEARGLNRSFGHVRALRDVDFEVYSGEVTALIGDNGAGKSTLVKALSGNLELDSGELSFEGKPVRIDTPQQASALGMEVVYQDLALAPHLNPVQNMFLGREVPRRGLLGRFGFLDEKAMRARAEKGFAELGGTVRALGAPVGSMSGGQRQQIAIVRAITWAARIVFLDEPTAALGVVQTRNVLDTIKRVRDKGVAVVLISHSMPEVIEVADRIQVLRLGTRVATYHAAETDVDQLVGAMTGSLETTR